From Aquarana catesbeiana isolate 2022-GZ linkage group LG05, ASM4218655v1, whole genome shotgun sequence:
CCACTTGGACTACTTCTCACCTTTGTCCTCATTGCCCATCAATTCAGAACAAGTTTCCTATGGGTtgcctatgtctggaagaagggatctagcttagatccttaaatccagcattgtcaccacaggagccactataacccagtgccatcttaatggcatcatgggcccctgggcaaagtaatgcattgggGCCCCAACAATGACAATGAGCAAAAGGGATTGAAaaggctctaaggcaggggtaggaaaccttagacagatggagatctacttgaacatcactgatgaagtcaaagatcaccgggcacagtgtcctgttgttggggccggttcacaccagaacgtggtgccagtgcatgcactactttttgtgcagtctgatgcgatttgcaggcagggctggatttacatctcaggagcctataggcagggaattctgaagcaccccaccaaacaaaaataaaaagacagtaagCAGAGTTAAGGCGTgctctgcgctcagaatgcagggatcaggagtgtcttATGCTCagaatttaatataaaaaatataaatacctataTGATATTATGTCATATTATATCTATAAGTAGAACAATTTCGTTATGTTAAGATGACAGATCtgagcattttgcaggaaaaaatgtttttgataaaaaacacactcagtaggactccatataacatgggaggtcaataactgataatagattttcaaacatgcatctcaaaaatgcttgggacaaacataaatctttactaaaaaaaaataaaaatatagatatactgtagatataaatgaaaaaagtggggcagacttgatggagcacttggtcttttttttctgtcctcactcttctatgtgtctgtgtgtctagatGTAATATTAAATGGATAAAAACTACGAAtacatattaattgattattattaataatcaattaataatgagttaatgacttattaaatgttggtataatgattgatgggggtcagtactgaagctgctttactgctcttgctgtttgcagaacttttttttttaactagtttgacaccccaacaacgaaactgctattctaaatctatgatagacatgccttgaaattatttttttatactgatgaaAATATGGTGGAAAAAGGACATGGAGCAGGGATGTAAATCTGGAGAATAATATACCCAGTAATGTTAAACACATTAGGGGAGATTTAGGCTGgggtcacatatatgcgaattggatgcgctttacaccgcatccaatttgcatgagtcGGTGTCTCACTGGTTTGAACAGAGTGATATGGCTGGCAataggatgcaacttgtcatgtgatttgacctgtcaaatcacatgacaagtcgctctaatgtgaacaggggctgactgttgactgactcactacctcttctgaaagtctgttccaagtctttctaatgccgcgtacacacggtcagacttttcgtctacaaaagtccgacagcctgtccgacagacttccggcggactttcggcggacttgcggcggacttgcggcagactttctaatgaacggacttgcctacacacgaccacacaaaagtccgacggattcgtacgtgatgacgtacaccggactaaaataaggaagttcatagccagtagccaatagctgccctagcgtgggtttttgtccgtcggactagcacacagacgagcggatttcggggtccgtcgtagttacgacgtaaagatttgaagcatgtttcaaatctaaagtccgtcggatttgaggctgaaaaagtctgctgaaagtccggagaagcccacacacgatcggattaccagccagctttagtccgtcagcgtccgttggacttttgtagacgaaaagtccgaccgtgtgtacgcggcataagattaatgtagaactttctttcatctagtttgaggtcatgtccccgtgttcctaaacttggcttcatattgaaaatcctgccctcctgaaccttattcactccctttatgagtttgaaggttgtcatatccatcctttcccttctttcctccagactgtaagtgCCTGAAGcctctcctgatatgtttcatccctcagaactttcaccattttgttgtccatctctggattTATTCTAGGGCAGGTTGGGTGATATGAGGCTGGTTGGGTTGTATAGGGAATGTTGGGGTgaaatagggcagtttggggtggtatatggtagattggggtggtatagggcagtttggggtggtatatggcaggttgggaggtatagagcaggttgggaggtatagagcaggttggggaggtatagggcaggttggggaggtatagggcaggttgggaggtatagggcagtttgcaggaACTTACAGCATAGCTGCAGAGATTGGGGCTGCTGTGTCTTCGCCTCTTCTCCTACTTCAGCCACGAGAGTGAATAAGTGTGTGGGAGGAgtagaggaggcagccacaccccccagCTCCGGCCCCCaactgcagctgaaggagatattgaAGATCCCCAAGGGTTAGATTCACTGACTGGGGAGTCTTATAGGCAGCCTCCCTCGCACGGCTACATGTCCCGCTCTCACcactctgctgcagctctgcaagtgcataCAATATGGTGCACTGtgtagcggcggccccggtgtcacctttctggcaggtgtcacccagtgCAGGCTGCACCCCACCTTGCCCCCCCATTGCGATGCCACTGCTTCTATTATCACTAGACATGAGCCAAGGAATTCCGAATACAACCAATACACCCACAGGAATCTTTATGaagatggaaattgttatttcgttacaaatctcatatataaaacatttgtgttttgatgccttctgtcacattctccataacataaaataaattaaaaatggtgcCGGGATGGTGGGAAGTTGGGAACCCTTTATAATGGGGACAGCAAGTGTGTAAAATCGGGAGATACAAGACCCTGTCAGGGCAATTAATTCACCAGCATTAGACAAATATTGAAatgtcacttttgggtggactgaccctttaagatcTATACTATAGagttgatatatacatttttcagactATTTTACTAGTTCTAATCTTGATACCCATGTGGACAATTACAACATTGATGCCAAATTTcagtaaaacaaaaattcaaatttatttcaagtgaatataatcagacaagatacaaaatgattttcatatatacatgtgatccaattccaatgCCTTTGGACTGTATGTCATGGTTGGTGCCACCTCCGCTGGGCCACATGCCGAGTTGAgtgccaaccagtgttaatttttaatctttgtcttttgactaaaatgccatttcagttttagttgtattttagccatctgaattgttttagtcaactaaaatagtgttattttagtcgactaaattaccaCTGGTGCCAATGTCATCAGGTAAGCCTTCAAGTGCAGCTAGTCCTTGGGACAAAAGTGAACGGCCCAAAACCAGCCTTGTCTCAGCATCTGGCCAATCAGTAACCGTTGGGTCCGTACCATGGGTACACCCCGACCTGAGATAAATGTTCCCCATATGcgccaccctgagataaatgctgcccgtaagcaccaccctgagataaatgctgcccgtaagcaccaccttgagataattgctgcccataagcaccaccctgagataaatgctgcccatAATAACCACCTTGAGATAATTGCTGCTCGTAAGCACCACCTTGAGATAATTGCTGTCCATATATGTTTTGAGGTGAAATGTAGCTCCCGGGTGAGGGATATATGGGGACATTAAATATTGCTGTATTGGGAGGGAAATCTGACAGGGAATTCCTGGCTTCAGAGGGTCGAGGCTGGGGAGACATTTGAGGTATCACATTGGGAGGGTAGACATCCCTCCGCTCCGCACAGGTGGAGCTTGAGCATGGGGAAGGCATGTAATTACGTAGAGAGAGTGCGAAGTTGGGGTAAAGCTGCAGAGGGTGTATGCTAGGAGGGGCCACCACATTAGGGGCCACACATGTTGTGTATGATGTTGGAAGGTTCGATAAGATCTCTGGGAAAGTTGAGGCGGGATGTACACTAGGGGGCTGGATTCGTACTGAGGACTGAGCCTCTGCTTCTGCTCTGACCGCAGTATTTTCTATTGGAGGATGAGGGTTATGAAAAATGGAAGGTCTGTAGGGATGTCCATCCAGGATATAAGGAGCCAGGTCATGAGGGTAGGCTTCCTGGCGGGTGACTGCCGTGTTCTGCAGCTTCATGGCTGCGGAGGGAATCTGGCTCACATTCACTATCCAGTAGTTGCCTTTACCATTCGGCCTCAGCGGATCTTTCAGGATCTGCAAAAGAGGGAGAAGACGTTAGAGGCGTAAACCAGCACAGCAGATTCACACAAATCTATTACAGGTCAGGGTAACAAAACCCTGTGACCTATTTACAATGATCAGAAAAGTCATTTCTCAGAATCTGCACctatttttaaataatgttttttttttttttacttggctgcAGTATGTAGAGAGCCTTAAGAGCCCATCACCGCCATCACATCCTAGGAGCACAAAGTCCTTACCATTCTGAagcaatcattggaggagaggttaTGTCGAATAGAGTCCCTCCAGCCCTGATAATCCCCCTTGAAGAAAGGGAAGAGGTTGCTGATCTCATCTTCGATCTGCCAATAATAAAAAGTATAGTTGTAAGTGAATGAACATGACCATAAACCAAGATACATAACACCTCTTACATTATATAAGTATAAccaggagacctgtactgagatACTTAGGAGGACATCACTGTAGACCTCCTATCCATTTGTGGTATAAGCTTCCTAAATTAAGCATGTAGAAAGTGATGTCAGGGTATAGACAAAATACTTTGTCCATGCTTGTATTGAATTGGGGAGGCAGCTAGCACTTTCTGAAGTCTGGTGTTGGGAgccaaatgtatgtatgtatggaagaAAGGGACAACAATGTCCTGGGGGGATTTTTGGGTTGCCATTGAGATCCTAGCACAAAACTTGGAATGAAAAGATgacctgaaggcaaaacttttttttggacattgtggatggagtggagatttttttttgtgtccccattgaggaaatttctcttttccctttccttcaagTAAGATGAAACCCCCAAAGGGAGGCAAATCCCAAGTTAGACATTTGCCACAGGAACAATTGTCTTCATTGGAAGGCTTCCCCTGTTTTGTTGACAGCCCAATATTTTGGCTTTTCCAATCACTTTCATACTTTGGGGGGTctcagggtaaatctccccagctgggacacagacagcaataaagactaaaataaaatgcaaaatcacCCCTCACTATAAAATCATTCACTATTACAAAACGTATTTCCACAAAGCACGGGCTAAGCCCAATAAGAGCAATAATAATGAAGGCCTTAGCTGCACTGTCCTTACATATATTATTCACATATGTTCAATTTATTATATCAATTGTATCAGATGTATTCTCAAAACACaatatgaaaaaagcaaaaaaaaggaagaaaaaaataaagtaaaaatataaaaaaaacacaaatttgaaaaaaaagcacacacaaatgaaattacatg
This genomic window contains:
- the LOC141146113 gene encoding forkhead activin signal transducer 3-like — protein: MDCPQHSWDPLYKQLPEPHSMDRILAEVESCPGEANGGPKKPETTDQLSKKSKKSKKSKKSKKKNYQRYAKPPYSYLAMIALVIQASPKKKLTVSEIEDEISNLFPFFKGDYQGWRDSIRHNLSSNDCFRMILKDPLRPNGKGNYWIVNVSQIPSAAMKLQNTAVTRQEAYPHDLAPYILDGHPYRPSIFHNPHPPIENTAVRAEAEAQSSVRIQPPSVHPASTFPEILSNLPTSYTTCVAPNVVAPPSIHPLQLYPNFALSLRNYMPSPCSSSTCAERRDVYPPNVIPQMSPQPRPSEARNSLSDFPPNTAIFNVPIYPSPGSYISPQNIYGQQLSQGGAYEQQLSQEMKVKKNPKLTGHPDRYRGEIIQWRSCSSDNNLKPAIHQ